The region GGGCGAGCTCGCGTCATAGCGCCATCCCAGCTTCGCGGCCGCCCGGATCAGCTTCTTCTGCCCCTCCAGACAGGGCGCACGGCCGCCGATGAGTTCCTTGCCGTAGTCGAAGGGCAGCGGTTTCTCGTGCTCCAGACCGGAGTTGGTCTTCCAGTTCTCGACGAACGACTCGGCCTGCTGGATCTCGCTGGTCCACTGCCGCGCCGACCAGGTGCCGACTCCGCGCTTGCGTCCGCAGAAGTGACCGTTGAAGTGGGTGCCGATCTCATTGCCGTCCAGCCAGGCGCCGCGGAGCTGCTCCACCGTGGCCTTGATGCCCTTGACGTCGTTGAAGCCGATGGACGAGGCGCCGCGCCGATGCCTGGGCGGATCGTAGAGGTATCGCTTCTCCGCGGGCAGCAGGTACACACCACTGAGGAAGTACGTCATCGTCGCGCCGTACTTCCTGCCGACCGCGCGGAAGTGGGAGAACAGCTTCTGTTTGTCCTGCCCGGCGCCGTCCCAGGAGAAGACGACGAACTGCGGTGGTCTCTCGCCCGGTTCAAGCCGCTCGGCCTTCGGCTGATGGGGCTGCGGGCCGGTGTCGGAGGTCGATCCGTCGCCGATGAGCCGTACCGCCTTCGGAGCCTTGTCGGGGTGGTTCGGCACCCCCGGGCCCTTCTGCGGGCCGTCTCTGTCGTGGCGCGGGCCCGCGGTGCCGCCCGGTCCATGGGGCTGGGCGGAGTCTCCTGAGCAGCCGACCGGCATGGAGAGCGCCACGACCGTGGCCAGCAGTGCAGTGACGTTTCTTCTGGCCCTCATACCGCCACCTCGTCCCTCGCGTCGCGCTGTGTCCAGGAGATCCGGCCGGATGGGAGCCAACCTCGCATGGATCGAGGAAAAGACAGAGGATGACAAGGCGTTTTAAATGACTATTCACCCTATAGGGGGAATAACGGCCCGCTTCCGCCCAAAAGACTTCCCAGCGACTTTACTCAGCATTACGATTCATTTACCAACGCTTGGGATTCAGTACCGCAGTACGCCGTGACCCACGGCCGCGCCGCTATCCGCGACCGAAGCCCCGGAGGAGACGGGAATGTTGAAGCTCTTGGACCGGATCCACCGGGTCTCCCGCCACAGACGTGGAGATCCCTCCCCCTCGGCCATCCTCTTCCCGTTCGCCGCTCCTCTCTCCCTGGTCGTCACCCCGGCCTCACTGGGCATCGCATGGGCTTGCGGCGCCTCGCTCGGAGCGGGGCTCACGGTCGCCGCTGCAGCCCTCGCGGTCACCCTCCTCACGATCGCTCTGCTCACGGTGCTCCCCCGGTCCTCGGGCTCCGGACGGGCGGCGGCCGATGGACGGCCGACTCGGCGGGTCGCGGAGGCGGGAGGCGCCCGGGCCTGCCGGCCGTGGACGCCTTGGCGTGATCACCACTGCACCCGTCCCGCCCCGGCGGCCGCGGGCGTCGACGGGCACGCAGGCGGTCAGTTGCTCGGCGGGGTGAGCGCGTTCCAGCGCCATACGGCACCGCTGGTCCGCGACGAGCTGGCCCGGCTGGCGCGGGAGGGGCAGCGGCCCAGCCAGCTATTCCTCACCTGCGCCGACTCCCGCCTGGTCACCAGCATGATCACCTCCAGTGGCCCCGGCGACCTGTTCACCGTTCGCAACGTCGGCAATCTGGTGCCGCCATCGGGCGCCGACGGCTCCTGCGACTCTGTGGGCGCGGCGATCGACTATGCGGTGGAGGTGCTGAAGGTCAGCAGCATCACGGTGTGCGGACACTCCGGATGCGGTGCGATGCATGCGCTGCTCGGCTCATCGGCGCCGCCCCGAACGCCGCCCCAGCCCGGGACCGGGGTATCCACCGGCGGGGACCCTACGCCGCTGGAGCGCTCGCCGCTTGAGCGCTGGCTGCGCCACGGCAGACCGGCGCTGGCGCGGATGGAGCGGATCGATCGACTGGGGCGCGGCGAGGTCGCCCTGTCGAGCCGGCCGATCGCCGACGATGTGGAGCGGCTGGCGCTGGTCAATGTGCGACAGCAGCTCGACCATCTGATGGAGCACGCCTGTGTGGCACGGCGGGTGGCGGAGGGCGGGCTGGCGCTGCATGGAATGTATTTCCACGTGGCGGAGGCGCAGGCGTATGTCCTGGACACAGGCTCGGGGAGATTCCTGCCCGTCCGTCCGGGCCATGGCGCACCGATGCCCGCCTGCCTCGCCACGGCGGCCCCCACCCAGGCCGGAAGCGGATGTTCCGGCGTCGCGGAGCGGGGAGGGGACCCCGTCCAGGGGGCCCTGGAGCTGGGGCGGTGACATAGACCATGACAGGTCTAAACCAATTTTCGGCGACAGCCCTTGTCAGGGTGTGCCGTTGGCTGATGAGCTATGGCCTGGGACACAACGGACACCCTGGGAATGGGAGATGTCGTGAGTAACGAGAGCCTGGCCAACCTTCTTCGGGAGGAGCGTCGCTTCGCGCCGCCCGCCGAGCTGACCGCGAACGCCAATGTCACGGCCGAGGCGTATGAGCGGGCGAAGGCGGACCGCCTGGGCTTCTGGGCCGAGCAGGCCCGTCGGCTGTCATGGGCGACCGCGCCGACCGAGACACTCGACTGGTCGAACCCGCCGTTCGCGAAGTGGTTTGCCGACGGCAAGCTCAATGTGGCGTACAACTGCGTCGACCGGCATGTCGAGAACGGTCTGGGCGACCGGGTGGCGCTCCACTTCGAGGGCGAGCCCGGCGACACCCGCTCCCTCACCTATGCCGAGCTGCAGCGGGAGGTCTCCCAAGCGGCCCACGCGCTGACCGAGTTGGGGGTCCAGACGGGCGACCGGGTCGCCATCTACATGCCGATGATCCCGGAGACCGTGGTCGCGATGCTGGCCTGCGCCCGTATCGGCGCTCCGCATTCGGTGGTCTTCGGCGGCTTCTCGGCCGACGCTCTCGCCACCCGTATCCAGGACGCCGACGCCCGCGTCATCATCACCTCGGACGGCGGCTACCGGCGCGGCAAGGCTTCCGCGCTCAAGCCCGCCGTCGACGAGGCGCTCACCCGGCCCGGCACCGAGAACGTGCGCAGTGTGCTGGTCGTCCGCCGCACCGGACAGGAGGTGGACTGGCACGAGGGCCGCGACGTCTGGTGGCACGAGATCGTGGCGCGCCAGCCGGAGCAGCACACCCCCGAGGCGTTCGACGCCGAGCATCCGCTGTTCATCCTCTACACCTCGGGCACGACCGGGAAGCCCAAGGGCATCCTGCACACCTCCGGCGGCTACCTCACCCAGGTCTCCTACACCCACCACGCGGTCTTCGACCTCAAGCCGGAGACCGACGTCTTCTGGTGCACCGCGGACGTCGGCTGGGTCACCGGCCACTCGTACATCGTCTACGGCCCGCTCTCCAACGGCGCCACCGAGGTGCTCTACGAGGGCACCCCGGACACCCCGCACCAGGGCCGCTGGTGGGAGATCGTCCAGAAGTACGGGGTCACCCTCCTGTACACCGCCCCGACCGCGATCCGCGCCTGCATGAAGTGGGGCGACGACATCCCGGCCAAGTTCGACCTCTCCTCGCTGCGCATCCTGGGCTCCGTCGGCGAGCCCATCAACCCCGAGGCGTGGATCTGGTACCGCAAGCACATCGGCGCGGACACCACGCCCGTCGTCGACACCTGGTGGCAGACCGAGACCGGCGGCATCATGGTCAGCCCGCTGCCGGGCGTCACCGCGACCAAGCCCGGTTCGGCCCAGGTCCCGCTGCCGGGCATCGCCGCCACCGTCGTGGACGACGAGGCCAATGAGGTGTCGAACGGTCATGGCGGCTATCTGGTGCTCACCGAGCCGTGGCCGTCCATGCTCCGCACCATCTGGGGTGATGACCAGCGCTACCTGGACACCTACTGGTCCCGCTTCGACAAGCGCTACTTCGCGGGCGACGGCGCCAAGAAGGACGACGACGGCGACATCTGGCTGCTCGGCCGGGTCGACGATGTGATGCTGGTGTCCGGCCACAACATCTCGACGACCGAGGTCGAATCGGCGCTCGTCTCGCACCCCAAGGTCGCCGAGGCGGCGGTCGTCGGCGCCACCGACCCGCAGACCACCCAGGCCATCTGCGCGTTCGTCATCCTGCGCGGCGGCGCGGCCGAGGATGACGGTCTGGTCGAGGAGTTGCGGGCGCATGTCGCCAAGCAGCTCGGCCCGATCGCCAAGCCCAAGCGGATCCTGCCGGTGGCCGAGCTGCCCAAGACCCGCTCCGGCAAGATCATGCGCCGTCTGCTGCGCGACATCGCCGAGAACCGCGCGCTGGGCGAT is a window of Streptomyces violaceusniger Tu 4113 DNA encoding:
- the acs gene encoding acetate--CoA ligase, whose product is MSNESLANLLREERRFAPPAELTANANVTAEAYERAKADRLGFWAEQARRLSWATAPTETLDWSNPPFAKWFADGKLNVAYNCVDRHVENGLGDRVALHFEGEPGDTRSLTYAELQREVSQAAHALTELGVQTGDRVAIYMPMIPETVVAMLACARIGAPHSVVFGGFSADALATRIQDADARVIITSDGGYRRGKASALKPAVDEALTRPGTENVRSVLVVRRTGQEVDWHEGRDVWWHEIVARQPEQHTPEAFDAEHPLFILYTSGTTGKPKGILHTSGGYLTQVSYTHHAVFDLKPETDVFWCTADVGWVTGHSYIVYGPLSNGATEVLYEGTPDTPHQGRWWEIVQKYGVTLLYTAPTAIRACMKWGDDIPAKFDLSSLRILGSVGEPINPEAWIWYRKHIGADTTPVVDTWWQTETGGIMVSPLPGVTATKPGSAQVPLPGIAATVVDDEANEVSNGHGGYLVLTEPWPSMLRTIWGDDQRYLDTYWSRFDKRYFAGDGAKKDDDGDIWLLGRVDDVMLVSGHNISTTEVESALVSHPKVAEAAVVGATDPQTTQAICAFVILRGGAAEDDGLVEELRAHVAKQLGPIAKPKRILPVAELPKTRSGKIMRRLLRDIAENRALGDVTTLTDSSVMELIQSKLPLAPSED